One part of the Mytilus trossulus isolate FHL-02 chromosome 11, PNRI_Mtr1.1.1.hap1, whole genome shotgun sequence genome encodes these proteins:
- the LOC134691462 gene encoding cholecystokinin receptor type A-like: MNNTSGFVAVQENLQNYEEILLAENRYEAKALTPVTVYLVMLMIIGIVGNTMVLYIYKFRFRKSTSRVFILSLAAFDLITCLFGMPYHILDLAHPYTFTWDGVCKSLSFALTFTILGSIYVLDLIAIDRYRKICKPLEKQLSAMGTKIICWVTALVAAISASPMIFLYGVADVNTRTPNITGKECYISNDYSFTEFPLIYDGFFILLFLLSILIVSILYIYVGIAVRKRKKVHEPNLNGSGSGFGTPLGSRRTTTGDDTLSTPLGSLREKDGTIRPHLQGHSPIIKQISKFSNLSYNSPRIPRKVNKEMKKEKSFRQKLKRAMSDVSSGEYDSNSGTGTLDRGQGQLKVIDQTKMASRKQRRTLRITTMLFIITLIFVISFLPYLIIEVISNTDETYWNTMETWELVISSLLYRTYFINNMVNPIVYWCLDQKFKKEVVKFFTRCKTCKH, translated from the coding sequence ATGAATAATACATCTGGATTTGTCGCAGTGCAGGAGAACTTACAAAACTATGAGGAGATTTTATTGGCTGAGAACAGATACGAGGCTAAAGCTCTAACTCCAGTGACTGTTTACTTGGTTATGTTGATGATCATAGGAATAGTCGGAAATACAATGGTTCTTTACATATACAAGTTCCGTTTTCGAAAGTCAACCTCCCGCGTTTTTATTCTGAGTCTCGCTGCCTTTGATCTGATCACGTGTTTATTCGGAATGCCGTATCATATATTGGACTTAGCGCATCCATACACATTCACATGGGATGGCGTCTGTAAATCTTTGAGCTTTGCTCTGACTTTTACAATTCTAGGTTCTATTTATGTTTTAGATTTGATAGCGATAGATAGGTATCGGAAAATATGCAAACCATTGGAAAAACAGTTGTCAGCCATGGGAACAAAAATAATATGCTGGGTTACCGCCCTTGTAGCTGCGATTTCTGCGTCACcaatgatatttctatatggCGTTGCAGACGTTAACACACGAACACCAAACATTACTGGAAAAGAATGTTACATTTCAAATGACTATTCTTTTACAGAATTTCCTTTGATTTACGATGGgttttttattcttctttttcttctctCGATTTTAATTGTGTcgattttatacatttatgttGGAATAGCCGTTCGGAAGCGGAAGAAGGTCCATGAACCTAACCTCAATGGTTCCGGTTCCGGTTTCGGGACACCATTAGGATCAAGAAGGACGACTACAGGAGATGACACTTTATCAACACCATTAGGAAGTCTCAGAGAAAAGGATGGCACCATTCGTCCACATTTACAGGGCCATTCACCAATCATCAAACAGATATCTAAATTTTCAAACCTATCGTATAATTCCCCCCGTATACCTAGGAAAGTCAATAAAGAaatgaagaaagaaaaatcatttagaCAAAAACTAAAACGTGCCATGTCTGACGTATCTAGTGGGGAGTACGATTCTAATTCCGGAACGGGTACCTTAGacagaggtcaaggtcaactcAAAGTTATCGACCAGACCAAAATGGCGTCCAGAAAACAAAGAAGAACCCTAAGAATAACTACAATGTTGTTTATCataactttaatttttgttatcagTTTTCTGCCTTATCTTATAATAGAAGTGATTAGTAACACAGACGAGACCTACTGGAACACCATGGAGACGTGGGAACTGGTTATATCCAGTCTTCTCTATAGAACGTACTTTATAAACAACATGGTCAATCCCATTGTTTACTGGTGTTTagatcaaaaattcaaaaaggaagtCGTAAAGTTTTTTACCAgatgtaaaacatgtaaacattga
- the LOC134690568 gene encoding uncharacterized protein LOC134690568 encodes MKDVNRITDPCDDVYICKDVETFKQGIGSLVIMVVVSVMAAAMFVVTSCVCYKYRMLQQKLKKRNMSTKHNAISAIYPVSGNGAHVTNSSGDFYRIASPPPPYRKHSDAPRDQHFNAIPKPDQYKAPRVDVTKK; translated from the exons ATGAAGGATGTTAACCGCATTACCGATCCTTGTGACGATGTTTACATATGTAAAG ATGTAGAAACCTTCAAACAGGGTATTGGAAGTCTTGTCATCATGGTTGTTGTCAGTGTAATGGcggcggccatgtttgttgTTACTAGCTGTGTCTGTTACAAATACAGAATGCTGCAACAGAAACTGAAGAAAAGGAACATGTCAACCAAGCATAATGCAATCAGTGCAATTTATCCAG tgtCAGGCAATGGTGCTCATGTGACCAATTCGTCAGGTGATTTTTATAGAATTGCCAGTCCACCTCCACCATACAGAAAACATAGTG ATGCACCGCGGGACCAACATTTCAACGCCATCCCGAAACCAGACCAGTACAAGGCACCAAGGGTAGATGTCACAAAGAAATGA